The sequence TTGGCGAGGAGAATAAGAACTACAACGTAGAATCTATATTTCTATGTCATCAACTCTGGATCAAGGTGGCTCTCATCTCTCCCCctctaaatttgttttataatatatatgcaaGCTCTCTGTGTATTTGGATATTGGGTTTTTAGGTCAAAACCAAATTAAGTTGTAGTTTAAAGATTGATTGGatctgattttttattttttttgggtgtTTCTATTATTTTGAATCTACTGATGATTCAACCTGTCGAGTTGATTTCTGGGTTTGTATTTCCAGTGCTAAATCTCTGTCATCAACCAAACACTGATCAAGAAGAAATCAGCAAACTCCCATTTTCAAAAGCCAAGGATAACAGAAAGTCATCATCCAACTTTCCAGACTTCTGCAACTGGTCTCCATGAGCTCCAGACTACGTGTTTATCCTAATCGTTAAGTTCTCATTCTTTGGGTTCTTGATCTTCCATTACATCAGATTCATCACCGTTAAATCCTTCAAGATTTTCTAACAGCGAGATGGCTTCACCGAAATGGAACTGAGGTGAAACACAGTCTGGAAACTCAAATTCCTATTGGCTCCACCTTATCACTATCGGAATCCAAAGAAGCCAGTGCCGTCCTAATGTAAGTTGTAACCAGGTTTTACCTTCCTCTCTGGTTTTAATGTAGAAACTAAATACttaattgatcaaaaaaaaacaaactatataCTTGATTTATGTAGACTTTGATAGTGATTAAGTTGAGGCTTGAGGCGTATTGATGGCACAACGACCAGATTGTTCTACTTCATATGATAGTTTAGTCGGATCCTGTAACACACTTTTGAGTATAACCATTTACAAGTACCTACTGCTTAATGCACGAAAGTCTTTTGTCTCCACTGGAAGGTCTCCCATCGTCCTGTATTATAACAATCAAGGTTTGTGTCTACTCTCTTCATATTCATTATTTTACTCTGCTCAAAATAGTTCCTTCGATTCTTTTTGCGTGATCCATtgatgttagtttttttttttgaaccctTTCATTGATGTTAGCTTAATTCTTAAAAAACAGCAAAATCATAGCATTGTTTTTCATTCACATAATCACCTTTCTATTTAAGCAGAGAGTTAGGCATGGATATAAGATCAGAACGATTGTTGGTTTTGAAGCATAACCCGTGTTCAGATCATGTCAGAGCTCCACTGACACCACCGATGACCATAGTCAGAATCAAGTACAGTTCCGTCTACCGTGAGATCAATATTAGCCCTCATAAGAATATTAATTCTGTATGTGTAAATTTGATAGTCCTAAACTGTTTTTGTGTTTTCAACTGCAGAAGGGTAAGTGACAATCACTTCTAGGGAACCATCTCAGAGTGAATTTGCAACTGGTCTCAGCTTAAAAATCTGTAAGGTCAGCattcatcaaattttttttatttctcttatTTTGTATCTCTGCACCATCGAAACTGTTCAGTTAACCATATAATGAACAATTGCAGTTGATTAGCAAATGGAAACTAAAGTAGGACTCATGTttaaagcaatttttttttataagactGGTATAAGCATCATCCCAAATCATATCCAGAAACGGCATCAATACCCTGtattttttgatgtttcagTGACCATTTCTAAAAGCCATGTGTCAGTGACTTTCACTGTTTGTAACGACTTGGTGTAACTGTGTGCAGGCACAATAGAACACAAACTGTGTGTGATCTGGCGTGTAGAAAAGGACTTGATGTCCTCGACCTTCCACCAGCTTATCAGACCCATCAGCTTGCCCAGAACTTATCAAATTTTGGGTAAATTTTGCATAGAAATGGTATCACCCGACTGTTAGTGATAAGGAATCTTTTTTAGGAAAGTTGTTTTATTATTCACTTCACTTTCTCTACGTATAGAgcaatatattattaaacaacATCGCtttcacaattttaaaaaatattaaatcttaTGTATAACAAAAAACACAAGTTGACAAACTTGGTGGTGCATTTGTATTTCTTCTCTGAGAATTTCTGTCTTCTCTATGATAGCGAGGGACGTTTCCGTCTTCACTCCATGAGGGACGAAGAAGCTAAGGTTTTGATCTCTCTTGCTCTTGATATAATTTAGAGTAATGTTTGACATGTATGTGTACCAATAAGATTTGTTTCTTTTCCTCTCTACAGGCTAAACCATTAAGCTCGACCTGGAGGAGAACGATTGTTGAGTTCATCAAGTTAGATTTCGGTAATGTTGTGATGGTGACTGGAGGTAGAAACAGAGGGCGTGTTGGTGTGATTAGAAACCCTGTGAAGCTTAAGGGAAGCTTTGAGACTACCACCACATACAAGACTCAACAGGACATGAGTCTGCAACAAGGTTGAGGAATATGTTCACGCTAGGCAAAGGGTCAAAGCGTTGAATGTCTTTTATTAAGGGTTTAGGATGTTAATCATTTATGCAATTAAATTGATttgcaaataatatatattcacaagTCCAAGTAAATTTTACTCATTTTCAAATCGAATACagtaaaaaaattcattatatacacTTTTTTGAGCATTTTTATTCACGCTATCTTATTTTAAccgaaaacacacaaaatattgaaattaactaatataattaacttatgattttaaattaaattattaaaatacttatatctACAATTGTAACAAATATGTTTATagatatatctatatatataaataaattttggatATCTCCGGTTACTCATTTGATTCTTGGTTTAGACCAGATTGGGTCCTGGATCTTCGGATACATCAATTTAGGACCCATTCGGTTATTTATCACATATCTGATCGAGTTCGGAAGCCTGATTTTCGGGTTGATTTAGGTCGGATCTTTGGGTTTGGATATTTTGCGTAGCCCTaattttactattaaaatagtTGAGTTATGACTTCATATATTTCATTATCTTTCAAATGttaaaaatttgaattattttgtttaataatttGATATACCAATAAGTCAATTCTTAAGTAAAACATTTTCATACCTTGATTATATTTTGGCTGTTTGTGTTTAAAAATCTCGATTCAAGGAATTATACTACCTTCCTTTTCTGATGTAGAATTTTCGTAGATAtggaaatttattttttgtttcactatataattttttttttatatttcaatgtaactttattaATTGGATATTGTTTGGCCAATTAAATTAAGTAAAttactgtgtaattgattaaattaatatattaaatgatagttttctaaagtaataactcTTAAACattacagattttaattaaaagtgGAAGAAATAAGCCTCAGATAGAGTGTCCACATAGACAAAAATAATCGTCCAatgagaaactatatttttgaCATGTCACctcctctatttttttttacaaaatgatcctttaactttttacttaaacaattataaccgaaaatatatttttaatgaaatatattatttatataaatataattatattttctatttacataatagtttgtaaagaaatatttagtgtaaataatatcataattttataaaatactaaaagaaATTGGGCTGGTtttcaactttcacaaataaaatatattatttgtaaacttagaaaaaaatatatcaagaatattcttttttaggatagaaaatagaaaaatacatcggagacaaatccatctctattatgaaattcctttattataaagaaaaaaatagaggaatacattggagatggtctaaggcatGGCCAACGTAAATAATCGGcgttgagatttcagcttttctgattcttactattctaatgtttcaatataatttgaatattccttttgttttataatataatggtttaaaaatgtttttttgtttcactatataaattggttttatatttcaatgtaactttatatttattggatattgtgtggccaattaaattatgtaaattattgtgtaattaattaaatttatatattaaatgacagttttctaaagtaataacttttaaacattatagattttaattaaaactgattacattttgaaatatataaactaacTTTATATAGATATGAGGACAAATTTGTAAAGTGGTCTCACCTTGAATTTCTCTCATTCTGTGCATTCCTAATTGGAAGAAGATAATTAACATCTAATATTATGTTACTTTcagtatattagaaatggtcGAACCGTAAACCAACGAAGGATGATGTAAAGAAGACATAAAAATGTATTtccagttatcacaaatatataatcaattgacaacaacttaattatATCCAACATAGAAGAGTTTTCATAccatctaatattataatatctcactatattagtggctaaatcagttttctctagCACAAATACTCATTCCATTCTTGGAGATTAAGCGTTTCTATctgatgatattagtagtttgatctTAAAAAAAAACGGTCAAACTATACATtgtaattggagaaagaaaacaatcaaaAATCAACagacttttaaggtatatgaaaaaaaaattagaaatagcaATTCTCTACAATTAAAGAATAAggcaataaaattttaaaaagaaaaaataaaacaaaaaatatacaaaaaaaagaaaaatttagaaaaataaaatcataatataatttccataattgatagtgctcagctacactaaaaagtctaaatttacaacatacacagttttaGGTTATTGAAGTACTTTTTTcgtgaatttattcgagatgagattccgatgttttaaactaagataatttatgttctatacataattatgttttttttacataacttcaaaatctcggacttgattctttatattttattagttaattgtgttacatattgtagaaatacttacttcaaactaataatatataaaaaatcaaacttaaaaattagttatatataatttaatatacaaaaatttacatagaaataaaatgataaatgtaacaaatttaaatatattatctgcgcgtagcgcggagaaaggatctagtCTCTATAATATTGATATGCATTTGTCGATAAAAAGTTGATGATGTAATTACAATCATGCATTAATATTTAGTCAAACACAAAAAACTCTATTGAATTTAAAACATGGTGGTGGATAGAGATGGCAAAGTTAATAAGTTATTTCTCCGCTGGAGAGGAGAAATTAAAGAGGCCATTGTCAAATATCGtctactaaaatttaaaaccacttGTACTTATCATATGATGGCATACATATTGCATTGGGAGAGAGAATTCACATGCTGTGTGATAATGATAGTCTACTTATCTTGTCATATATTTACTCATATGCGTCATATGCCTCGGGATCTAATTCTCCTATCTTAAAATGACTTTTGTATATTATATAGTGGTggttttaacaaaattttgatcATATTTGGAATAAATGTGTGATTTATTAGTCCTTTTCTATATCTTAGTGAAACTCAATGTGGAAGAGTGCTTTGTCTTTCTAAGTGGATAGCCACGAGAAAGTTACActcaatatctttatatataaagttgcGTTTGCTTTCCTCGTAGGCCGGCCACGTAGACGGACACGTCAGTAATTCGAGTCTTTAGAACTGACATGTATCCGCGTCCAAAACGTGGCGTTTCATTAACTTGGAGTTGGAGATCGTGTGAGCTTTTGGTGTAACTCATAAACATGCAGGAATATTGCATGTGGGctttaaatcaaattaaaaataatacttttaacaatatacttttatattttagtacACAAATAATATCGTGTTCTTCATCTTATGAATACGTCATAAAAACAGCTCTTATGATATTGTTGATATTCAATCCGATCATACTGGTATgacaaattaatataaatcaacataACCGAGTACGATGCTTTTAATTGGATTTACATGTGTCGAAAATACagtaaaatgtttttatttactttaatgtGTAAAACAGCccgtaaaaaaaaatagatgaacCAATAGGTTTATAGTATATTAGTGAACGTACATATAAAATGTTCAATATTATATAGTGAATGCAAAACTGAATTTACTAATTTGATATACATATACTGAGCATTTAACATTTatcccgccaaaatcgcaaaaacgtgttATCCCGCCATAACACATAtcccgcaaaaacgcattttccgccaaaatgctttttccgccaaaatccgcaaaaacgcgtttatcgccaaaaccgcaaaacgtgTTTTCCGCCCAAATGCATTTCCCCGAAAACCGTAAAAACGTATTTTCataccaaaaccacaaaaacgcgatttcccgccaaaaccccAAAAACACATTTCCCGCGAAAACcgcaaaaatacatttttccgccaaaacaaaaaaaaatatgttttcccgccaaaaccgaaaagcatattttccgccaaaaccgaaagtCTCATTTTCCGGACAAACctaaaaatgtgttttcccgctaaaatcgaaattttttgttttcctGCCAAACCgtaaaatgcattttcccgccaaaaccaaaaaatctcatttctccgccaaaaccgaaaaatgtgttttcctgctaaaaccgaaaaattttgtttttccgccaaaaccgcaaaaatgtattttctcgccaaaaccaaaaattattttttcccgccaaaattgaAAAATCTCGTTGTTccgtcaaaataaaaaaaattgttttctgccaaaaccgaaGCTATAGTTGGTTTATTATTAATACTTGTtttagtttgaaactttaaagtttttttttccaaatatagttaaaattaatatcagccatatgattaaatcaacacaagagtattttggtaatttgtttactaaactcatttggatggaaataaatgtaaaaaacaaacataagatTCATTTAGATGATCATCTAGATGAGCTATCTCGATGGACaaaacaaacaatcacaaaaatctgGATGGATCATTTAgaatagatcatacaaatgaatcatCTAGATGGAGATAACATATGGTAAAACGAACAGCCCCTAGCTATCTCAGAACTGCTTCAATAGTTGCAGAAACTCAAAATTGCTATCATCTCTATAGAGGCTCCTAGCTACCTCACAAATTAAATAGCCATTCTACTTATTTAGTTGCTTCTTCTCAGGCTCAGCCCAGAGCACAGGCAAAGTAAGCCATCATCAAAGTAACTTCATCCCACTTCCACCTTAGGATTTGAATGCACCAACACATATACTAGGTGAAACTTTTGAATGTAAAGAGTGAccacaatgaaaaaaaaaatgtgaagtgTGGGcataaaaaacaatatatttcaatagaaactcctttattaaaaaaaacaaaaaagaaagtaattataaaattgtATGCACTTTCCACTTTAGCATGATGGTCCCTCTGTAGACTCACGGTTACACACGATGAGAAGGCTATTCAAAAGTTGCCAGCTTCTCGCCACCACTTTCACCTGAACCCACACGtcaccttctctctctctctcttaaaacTCCATAAAGCTTTCTTACTCTGTCTCTCTCTCAAGTTTCTTCATGGGAAACCTCTGTTCTTTGTTTGCTCCGCCTAAGCCCGTCAAGAAGAGACGACCCATCACTAAGCGACAACCATCCGTACCCAGATCAGCTTCCGGTCCTAGGAACAGGCTCagatcgtcttcttcttcctccacgaGGGACAACAAGTTCGAAGATGCCATTTTGTTCGGACAGCAGAACGGCGGCGAAGCTGGATCGCTTCCGTTTGATCGGTCCGCATCGCAGCGTTATCCTGTTTCTGGTTCGAAGAAGAATCAGTTGCCTCGGAGCTCCAGTACAAGGTCAAGATCCTCCACGGATCCTCTGTTGCAGCCTCATCAGTTTCTTAACAAGGTTTTTTTGACTTTGAATAATCTTTCATTGACTAAGTCAAAGACATTACTCAAACTCGTGTCGTAATTCAAAACTAGAACTTTGAAAAGTAAAACTAGTTGTCTTAATGCTATTTGAATAGAGACATTGTTTGGAACTTGAATTGATTGTGTATAGTAAGTATCTTACTCTATGATATGGGAACAATGTGATATGTGATGAGCATTGATTAGTTTCTTTCTTGGTATTTAATGACTTAGATTCTCATAGGTTCTTTAATGTACTTTGTTGGCTCAACCACTTTAGAGGTTGATGTTAGACCctctataattttctctatattttactttaaaatagagtaactctattatagagttagatttgctccaatggttcactctattactctataataaagtgaaatatagagtattcttgtttttttactctatatttggagtaaaaaaataagattactctatattttactctattatagagtgaaccattggaacAAATTCAACTcaataatagagttactctattttagtgtaaattatagagaaaaaaatagagtttcattggagatgctcttagagtCTTGAAAACCTTGGTGTGGTGCCTCTATTTTTGTTTCATTGATTATGGATAATGGTGTGATTATGGTGACAATGAGAATATATAGCTCAAAAGATTTTTAGAATCTTGATGTTGACAGTTCTTACTTTTTTAGTTTTAGCCAAACCTCATTGTTGAACTTTAGTTATCCTCTTCATGTGTTGTTCCTATCTTCCATGTAGGACTGTTCGTATTATATTGTTTTGACAACTTGTTCACCTTAATCAGGGCGTCTCTGAGATTTTGGGGGCTATAAGCAATttatttagagattttattgttaaaaagttaaaaaatttgCGGGTCTATATCTATGTAAATCATTTCTTAAAAATTTTGGGGGCAATAGGGATGATGTTTCACTTGGTTTTGCTCAGGACCGCCCCTGACCTTAATCCTTATAGATGATTCAGTTTCTCTGTTACCCTAAGTGCCATATAAACCTCACCAACCTGCAAAATAGCAAACAGTTTAACACATTTTCTTGGTTTTCATTCTTTATCTGTAAGTTAACTTCTTAGTTCTGTTCTTTGAATAGGGTGTAAAGCTAGATGACTTGGAAACAAACCATTTTATCCTCATCCATGGAGGAGGTTTCGGCGCTTGGTGTTGGTACAAAACCATCGCGCTCCAAGAAGAAGATGGTTTCAAAGTTACAGCCATAGACTTGGCTGGTTGCGGTATCAACTCATGCAACATAAACAGCATCGCAAGCTTATCACAGTACGTGAAGCCACTTACTGATGTTCTTGAAAAGCTTCCCACAGGAGAGAAGGTGATCTTGGTTGGTCATGACTTCGGTGGAGCTTGTATATCTTACGCTATGGAACTGTTTCCTTCCAAGATCTCAAAAGCTGTGTTCCTCGCTGCAGCCATGTTGACTAATGGTCAGAGTACACTCGACATGTTCTCGCTGCAGGCAGGTCAGAGCGATTTAATGAGAAAAGCTCAGATATTTATCCACACAAACGGCAATGAACACCCTCCAACGGCCATTGACTTAGACAAGTCTCTTCTTAAAGACCTTTTGTTCAATCAAAGCCCTTCAAAGGATGTTGCATTGGCTTCTGTGTCAATGAGGTCAATCCCGTTTGCGCCGGTTCTtgagaaactctctctctcagatGGTAACTACGGATCAGTGAGACGGTACTACATAGAGACGCTGGAAGACAATGCTATACCGTTGGCTCTCCAAGAACACATGATCAATAGTAGTCCACCTGAAAAAGTTTACCGGTTAAAAGGTGCTGACCATGCTCCTTTCTTCTCTAAGCCACAAGCTTTGCATAAATTTTTGCTTGAGATTGCCAGGATTAGAGCCTCTCACAGATAGATGTCTTCatacattatattttgttttttcttgtttcatTTTGTTTCTGGCTTTTTTTTCTTACTGTTATGTCTGTATTTCTTTCTTGTTGTTGTTCTGCTTTCACAagaaacaaaatgtttatagaaaatgttatttattttggccATATGATCAATAATATCAGAATAATTTGTTGttttaaatgaataatatatgtttatctTTACTGGAGTCAATGACCAACCGCAATTATTAGACCAACAAGAATGAATAAAAGATTGTAAATTAATGTGTACATGACAATATAAAAAGAGATGTAATATCATCGTCTTGTTCTCATTCCATCATTCCACATCTCCTAGCTTTTTGGCTtaagacatggcaagatcagttttcttcttcttgttctttacTGTCtctcttctgcttcttcttgcGGCTGCTTCAGcaacggcatcttcagggaacGTGACAAGTGGGTTTGGATATGGTGGATGTGGCTCCGGAGACACCGTTGGAGAGTGCATAACGGCGGTGGTTGAGGATGAGGAGGGAGTTGAGGCGGTGGTGCGGAGGATTCTGCAACAACAGAGGAGGAAACTAAGCTACAAAGCTCTGCAGAAGCAGCCAACTTGTAATGGTAAGATCGCAGGTAACTGTATTGGAACAGCTAACCGGAGAAACGCACGATGCACTTACTACAACAGATGCAAACGTGCTACTTAGCTAACTTTTGTTTTAGTTCCTTTTCCCTTTTTATTTGTTGTAtatgttgttttgtttcttctgtTAATTATGTGTGTTTTGTTATCTTCCTATTTTTCCTTGTTTAAGAGTTTAATATAACAATAAGATGCATTGGATTTGGTCTTACTTAACGCCTACTTGCAAGTAATATAAAGAATGAAATGAAGAAAGATACAAATCTACAGTGACCTCTGAGTTGTCAAAAGTAAAAACAATGTATTTGATGACGTTATATGATTCACATACTGTTATAATATGTGAAGTGATTGTACATTTTAAACGTTAAACATTTCAGTAAATGGTAGATTTGGGATCAAACAAAACAATTGCGAcataatcaaataattaaaatacagTAGTGAAACTAATGTGTGGATGTAAAGATAATTGAAAAAAGGgttattttcttcttcctctcattCAATAATTCCACACCTCCTAGCATTCTTAAGCTTTAAACATGAACAAACCAgatttctccttcttcatcacAGTCTCTCTTTTGCTTCTTCTCACGGCTGCATCTGCATGGAACGGCACAAGTGAGTTGAGATATGATGGATGTGCTCCCGGAGATACGGTCAGAGAATGCTTAATGGCGGCGGCTGAGAAGGAGGATTCTGCAACAATGGAGATTTATAAGCCCAAAACCTCTGCAGCGACAGCCGGCTTTACCTTGGAAGATCGCCGGTAATTGCATCAAAGCTGTTAATGAGAAAGACACAACTTGCACTTACTACGACCGTTGCCAACGTTCAGCTTAATTTTTCCTTCAtccttttatcattttttatatatttttttccatttaaccatgtgtatttttatgattttttagtcaagggaaagagagaaagagtatAACAAGAATAAAAAAAGTAGATCTATTGTAACAAAAAATGATTGTCGAATTATATGCATACTTGATATACCATAGTTTTTACCACCTTTTAGACTATGATATAAATCCTATTTAGagtttatattatatgtttagagTTATTTTAGAGTATTTTCAGGTTTAGATACGTTTTTGACAACTTTGAAGGttctaaaattatttgaaatgtaAAACTGTGCATATGCATCAGAAGTTTAGCTATGGATAGAGGACTTTCCATGATCCAACTGAGCTCATATTTTGACACATATAGATCTTTGAGTTAGATTTCTAATGTCACAGATTTGATGTCAATCAGACAATTGGATCAAAAGTTATGTCCATTTTGTCGAAGAGTGGTTTGTATGACATGCGAGTAGAAGATGTCGAGCTTGTGTCCTAGTGTCGAACAACACCAAGTGTGGGTATAGAACGACACTCCTCATGATCAAACCCGACGACTTTTTATCGatttccaaaaatatttattttgtcccagaagtttttcttatttacaaaagaGCTCAGAATGTATCTTAactcttatattatgttttaagccattgttgacgactgtattttcttttaaatcttgttttaagattgggagagaagagaagaactcCTTCGGAAGTCTTCTTGGAATTCCTATAGTTTTATTTATCTGGTCTAATTTGGGTTAGTGATATCATGTCTGAGTAGTGCACTTGTTAGGTTTAGGaatttttagggttttgatgaacttttgaaatatataattgttagTGTAATCATATAGTATCCTTCACAGATTGTTCTGACTGCTTGTTTCTAGACTAATTAATTAGAAATCTGATTTAGGATAGTTGACAACCGTGAAAATGGGTTCAACAATTGAACTAAATCATCTCGAGCTAAGTTGATAGATACAACGAGATTTGGCCTAAGAACTTAGTGAACATATCAAATTAGaactaggcctgggcattcggatAACCGGTTCGGATCCGGGTCGGGTCTTTCGGATTTCAGATATTTTGAAACTAGGAAAAATGGTACCGTTCggataatttaaaatttcagtTCGGTTACGGTTCGGTACTTGTCGGATCTGGTTCGGATCCGGTTATATCCGAAGTAACCAAAATATTAACGGATTCGGTCCGGTTCTTAGTATATACCAAACCATTAAACCCGCTAGAACCGAACATAATCCAAAAGAACCGaaaatatccaaactattaCTAATGATTTCATGAGAACTCTACTCCAACCATTATCAAACTATTGAAGACTTAATTGAAGCATCCAAAACTGATGCAATGAACAAATaaaagcctaaaaataccatTTTGAATCACCAAAGTTACCAAACCAAAGTTGAATCCCCAAAATGAAAACAAGCATATCATCCGTTTTGAAAAAAAGATAGCAACCGAGAAAAGCAAAGCCAACATAAGTTCTTAAAAGAAAACAGAGCAACAAAGCAAGCAAGCAACAACACAACTTCACTCTTCGGACCACCTTCTTCTTCCCCTTCATCTCCATCTTCCCCGAGTTCCATACATTCTTCTAGGTCAAGTTTAGAGTATCAAACTCTACATATATTACAAGATTGTGTTACAACTTAGAATATGTAACATGAGAACATAAAGAAATGTAAGaattaaaaaagaagagaatgtACCTTTCTCTAGCTTGTCATGTAGCTCAACCTCAGCTAGCATTTGACCATTGGTAACACGTTTCTCACATAGATTGATATAAGCCTTCATCCATTGCTCTGTGCACATCAATACTTCAACCATGTAGTATGTCAAGCAACTCCTAAATGGATC comes from Brassica rapa cultivar Chiifu-401-42 chromosome A02, CAAS_Brap_v3.01, whole genome shotgun sequence and encodes:
- the LOC103854125 gene encoding protein RALF-like 27, which codes for MARSVFFFLFFTVSLLLLLAAASATASSGNVTSGFGYGGCGSGDTVGECITAVVEDEEGVEAVVRRILQQQRRKLSYKALQKQPTCNGKIAGNCIGTANRRNARCTYYNRCKRAT
- the LOC103854128 gene encoding putative methylesterase 11, chloroplastic, which produces MGNLCSLFAPPKPVKKRRPITKRQPSVPRSASGPRNRLRSSSSSSTRDNKFEDAILFGQQNGGEAGSLPFDRSASQRYPVSGSKKNQLPRSSSTRSRSSTDPLLQPHQFLNKGVKLDDLETNHFILIHGGGFGAWCWYKTIALQEEDGFKVTAIDLAGCGINSCNINSIASLSQYVKPLTDVLEKLPTGEKVILVGHDFGGACISYAMELFPSKISKAVFLAAAMLTNGQSTLDMFSLQAGQSDLMRKAQIFIHTNGNEHPPTAIDLDKSLLKDLLFNQSPSKDVALASVSMRSIPFAPVLEKLSLSDGNYGSVRRYYIETLEDNAIPLALQEHMINSSPPEKVYRLKGADHAPFFSKPQALHKFLLEIARIRASHR